One genomic segment of Profundibacter amoris includes these proteins:
- the murA gene encoding UDP-N-acetylglucosamine 1-carboxyvinyltransferase: protein MDSIVVTGGGALNGQIPIAGAKNACLTLMPATLLSEEPLTLTNAPRLSDIKTMTALLESLGAEVSALADGSVIAMSSHEANNPVADYEIVRKMRASNLVLGPLLARHGHAVVSMPGGCAIGARPMDLHIHGLEALGAEIELKEGYLHAKAAKGLKGAQIELRFASVGATENILMAATLAKGTTVLKNAAREPEIIDLATCLRAMGAQIEGDGTETITIQGVDRLHGATHPVLPDRIELGTYMLAPAIAGGEVELLGGRIDLLTSFCEKLDEAGISVTETDKGLKVARRNGQIKAVNVRTEVFPGFPTDLQAQMMALLCTADGVSVLEETIFENRFMHAPELVRMGAQIDVQGGHATVTGVERLKGAQVMATDLRASVSLILAGLAAEGETVVSRVYHLDRGYEHVVRKFQGIGAKIERIKNNG from the coding sequence ATGGATTCAATTGTTGTAACAGGTGGCGGGGCGTTAAACGGACAGATCCCGATTGCGGGGGCGAAAAATGCCTGTCTGACGCTGATGCCGGCGACCCTGTTGTCGGAAGAACCGCTAACCCTGACCAACGCACCGCGCCTGTCGGATATCAAGACAATGACCGCCCTGCTGGAATCGCTGGGGGCCGAGGTTTCGGCGCTGGCCGATGGCAGTGTGATTGCCATGTCCAGCCACGAGGCCAATAATCCGGTCGCGGACTATGAAATCGTGCGCAAGATGCGGGCCTCGAACCTTGTGCTGGGGCCATTGTTGGCGCGACATGGTCATGCGGTGGTGTCGATGCCCGGCGGTTGTGCGATTGGCGCACGGCCAATGGATTTGCACATTCACGGGCTCGAGGCACTGGGCGCCGAGATCGAATTGAAAGAGGGCTATCTGCATGCCAAGGCGGCCAAGGGGCTGAAGGGTGCGCAGATCGAGTTGCGCTTTGCTTCGGTCGGGGCGACGGAAAACATTCTGATGGCCGCGACATTGGCCAAGGGCACGACCGTTCTGAAAAACGCGGCGCGCGAGCCGGAAATCATTGATCTGGCCACCTGCCTGCGGGCGATGGGCGCACAGATCGAAGGCGATGGCACCGAAACCATCACCATTCAGGGCGTGGACCGTTTGCACGGCGCAACCCATCCGGTGCTGCCCGACCGGATCGAACTGGGCACCTACATGCTGGCCCCTGCAATCGCCGGTGGCGAGGTGGAACTGCTGGGCGGGCGGATTGATCTGCTGACATCCTTTTGCGAGAAACTGGACGAGGCGGGCATTTCCGTAACCGAAACCGACAAGGGCCTGAAAGTGGCGCGGCGCAATGGCCAGATAAAAGCCGTGAACGTCAGGACCGAGGTTTTCCCCGGCTTCCCGACCGATCTGCAAGCGCAGATGATGGCGCTGCTCTGCACGGCGGACGGGGTCAGCGTGCTGGAGGAAACCATCTTTGAAAACCGTTTCATGCACGCGCCGGAACTGGTGCGCATGGGCGCGCAGATTGATGTGCAGGGCGGCCATGCCACTGTGACAGGGGTTGAGCGACTGAAGGGCGCACAGGTGATGGCGACCGATCTGCGGGCCTCGGTTTCGCTGATACTGGCGGGGCTGGCTGCCGAAGGGGAAACTGTTGTCAGCCGCGTTTACCATCTGGACCGCGGATATGAGCATGTGGTGCGTAAATTCCAGGGGATTGGCGCCAAAATAGAACGGATCAAAAACAATGGCTGA
- a CDS encoding arsenate-mycothiol transferase ArsC — protein sequence MAGDLPSSVLFCCDHNAVRSPMAEGMMKQMYGQEIYVQSAGVKSDLEIDGFAIAVCQEIGVELSRHRSRSFDDMQEWGDDLSGYDLVVCLSPASQRRALDLTRFYHLEVEYWPVLDPTGLGEGREAKLMSYRQTRDQIRAKLLDRFGPPVEDAE from the coding sequence ATGGCGGGCGATCTTCCTTCTTCTGTGCTGTTTTGCTGCGACCATAACGCGGTGCGCTCGCCAATGGCCGAGGGGATGATGAAACAGATGTACGGGCAGGAAATCTATGTGCAGTCGGCCGGTGTGAAAAGCGATCTTGAGATCGACGGTTTTGCCATTGCGGTTTGTCAGGAAATCGGGGTCGAACTGTCGCGCCACCGCTCGCGTTCCTTTGACGATATGCAGGAATGGGGCGATGATCTGTCGGGCTATGATCTGGTGGTCTGCCTGTCGCCCGCCAGCCAGCGCCGCGCGCTGGATCTGACGCGGTTTTACCATCTCGAGGTCGAATACTGGCCGGTGCTGGACCCGACCGGTCTGGGCGAGGGGCGCGAGGCAAAGCTGATGTCCTATCGCCAGACCCGCGACCAGATCAGGGCCAAACTGCTGGACCGTTTCGGCCCGCCTGTGGAAGACGCGGAATAA
- the hisD gene encoding histidinol dehydrogenase has protein sequence MPIFLNTTDTDFEAAFAAFLTTKREDSPDVDAVVADIIADVRARGDAAVIELTAKFDRLELTPQTLAFTPEEIETECAKVSAEDRAALELAAERIRAYHARQMPEDASWQDDTGATLGWRWGPVSAAGLYVPGGLASYPSSVLMNAIPAKVAGVERLAIAVPTPDGICNPLVLLAARIAGVDEIYRIGGAQAIAALAYGTETIAPVDKITGPGNAFVAAAKRRVFGKVGIDMIAGPSEILVIADRNNEPDWIAVDLLSQAEHDESAQSILITDNADFGQAVTAAVEKRLETLERRQIAGKSWRDFGAVIVVQDMAEAVVLSDRIAPEHLELCVADADAMAVQVKHAGAIFIGAWTPEAIGDYVGGPNHVLPTARSARFSSGLSVMDFVKRTTLSKMTPQALAAIGPAAERLAISESLEAHGLSVRARLDRLNET, from the coding sequence ATGCCGATTTTCCTGAACACCACTGACACCGATTTCGAGGCGGCTTTTGCCGCCTTCCTGACCACCAAACGCGAGGATTCGCCGGATGTGGACGCCGTTGTGGCCGACATCATCGCCGACGTGCGCGCCCGTGGCGATGCGGCGGTGATCGAGCTGACCGCGAAATTCGACCGGCTGGAGCTGACGCCGCAGACGCTTGCCTTTACGCCCGAAGAAATCGAGACGGAATGCGCCAAAGTTTCCGCAGAGGACCGCGCGGCGCTGGAACTGGCGGCGGAACGCATCCGCGCCTATCACGCCCGCCAGATGCCCGAAGACGCCAGTTGGCAGGACGACACCGGCGCGACACTGGGCTGGCGCTGGGGGCCGGTTTCGGCGGCGGGGCTGTATGTGCCCGGCGGGCTGGCCTCTTATCCGTCCAGCGTGCTGATGAACGCGATACCGGCCAAGGTGGCAGGGGTCGAACGGCTGGCCATTGCCGTGCCCACGCCCGATGGCATCTGCAACCCGCTGGTGCTGCTGGCCGCGCGGATTGCGGGGGTGGACGAAATTTATCGCATCGGCGGGGCGCAGGCGATTGCCGCGCTGGCCTATGGCACCGAAACCATTGCGCCGGTGGACAAGATCACCGGCCCGGGCAATGCCTTTGTTGCCGCTGCAAAACGGCGGGTATTCGGCAAGGTCGGGATTGATATGATCGCCGGTCCCAGCGAAATTCTGGTGATCGCGGACCGCAACAACGAACCGGACTGGATCGCGGTGGATTTGCTGTCACAAGCCGAACATGACGAAAGCGCGCAATCCATTCTGATCACTGATAACGCCGATTTCGGGCAGGCGGTGACGGCGGCGGTTGAAAAGCGGCTTGAAACGCTGGAACGCCGCCAGATCGCAGGCAAAAGCTGGCGTGATTTCGGTGCGGTGATCGTGGTGCAGGACATGGCCGAGGCCGTGGTCCTGTCCGACCGGATCGCGCCCGAGCATCTGGAACTCTGCGTGGCGGATGCCGACGCGATGGCTGTGCAGGTGAAACACGCCGGCGCGATTTTCATCGGCGCCTGGACCCCCGAAGCGATCGGCGATTACGTTGGCGGGCCAAACCACGTTCTGCCCACCGCCCGTTCGGCGCGGTTCTCCTCGGGCCTATCAGTGATGGATTTCGTCAAACGCACCACGCTATCAAAAATGACCCCGCAGGCACTGGCCGCCATCGGCCCCGCCGCCGAACGGTTGGCGATTTCCGAAAGCCTCGAGGCGCATGGATTGTCGGTACGGGCGCGACTGGACAGATTGAACGAGACATGA
- a CDS encoding Hsp20/alpha crystallin family protein: MIEKSHNSGFWPSLYEPLRNIGTKLAEWFAPASEASADDAAYRIAMELPGVEEKDIDLSIHDGVITVKGEKRTSREEEGDTWYFSERQYGSFSRSFRLPPDADEGKVSADLKDGVLVITVAKRKDTSADGARKVPISKG, translated from the coding sequence ATGATCGAGAAATCACACAACAGCGGGTTCTGGCCTTCACTTTATGAACCCCTACGCAATATCGGCACCAAACTGGCAGAATGGTTTGCACCGGCTTCCGAAGCATCCGCTGACGATGCGGCCTATCGCATCGCCATGGAACTGCCCGGGGTCGAGGAAAAAGACATCGACCTGAGCATCCATGACGGGGTGATCACCGTCAAAGGCGAAAAGCGCACCAGTCGCGAGGAAGAAGGGGATACCTGGTATTTCAGCGAGCGCCAGTATGGCAGCTTTTCCCGCAGCTTCCGCCTGCCGCCGGATGCGGACGAAGGCAAGGTTTCGGCCGACCTGAAGGATGGCGTTTTGGTGATTACAGTTGCCAAACGCAAGGATACCTCAGCGGACGGTGCCCGCAAAGTGCCCATTTCAAAAGGTTGA
- a CDS encoding TerC family protein, translating to MADLLTLENLGNLMVLIFLQAVLGFDNLLYISIESKRAPADKQKSVRFWGIIIAVALRVVLLFVMLQLITALSEPFYIFNLPGIIEGGVNFATMVFVVGGVFIMYTAFKEITHMLTVEELGTGMGNKNAKSATQVVMLIVFMNLIFSFDSVLSALAITKVFAVLATAIIISGIAMLALADTVAVFLEKNRMYEVLGLFILLIVGVVLLGESGPAAAHAMHDDALQIKLFGHALIPMSKSTFYFSIVVLVVVEVIQSGYARKLEVERKTGTDH from the coding sequence ATGGCCGATCTATTAACCTTAGAAAACCTTGGCAACCTGATGGTGCTGATTTTCCTGCAAGCGGTGCTGGGGTTTGACAACCTGCTGTATATCAGCATCGAGAGCAAACGCGCGCCGGCGGACAAACAGAAATCGGTGCGCTTCTGGGGCATTATCATCGCCGTTGCGCTGCGGGTTGTGCTGCTGTTTGTGATGCTGCAACTGATCACCGCCCTGTCCGAGCCGTTTTACATATTTAACCTCCCCGGTATCATCGAGGGCGGCGTCAACTTTGCCACCATGGTGTTCGTCGTGGGGGGCGTGTTCATCATGTATACGGCGTTCAAGGAAATCACCCATATGTTGACGGTCGAGGAACTGGGCACCGGCATGGGCAACAAAAACGCCAAATCGGCCACGCAGGTGGTGATGCTGATCGTGTTCATGAACCTGATCTTCAGCTTTGATTCCGTTTTGTCGGCCCTGGCCATCACCAAGGTTTTCGCAGTGCTGGCCACCGCCATTATCATTTCCGGCATCGCCATGCTGGCACTGGCCGATACCGTTGCCGTATTTCTGGAAAAGAACCGCATGTACGAGGTTCTGGGCCTGTTCATCCTGCTGATCGTCGGGGTTGTCCTGCTGGGCGAATCCGGTCCGGCCGCCGCCCACGCCATGCATGATGACGCCCTGCAGATCAAACTGTTCGGCCATGCCTTGATCCCGATGTCGAAATCCACCTTCTATTTCTCGATCGTGGTGCTGGTTGTGGTCGAGGTGATCCAGTCAGGCTATGCCCGCAAGCTGGAAGTGGAACGTAAAACGGGGACAGACCACTGA
- a CDS encoding DUF2948 family protein: MAEDAKFEDGGEKPLRLRAEDTDDLAVIAALAQDAVFPASEMTWDRAQRRFAILLNRFRWEDLPKAEARKRPYERVQAVLVVSDVLKVQSQGVERGDKDLILSLLSIDFEAGEDGAGRVILTFAGDGAIALDVECLDVALKDVTRPYIAPSRHVPKHPE; encoded by the coding sequence ATGGCTGAAGACGCGAAATTCGAAGACGGCGGCGAAAAACCCCTGCGCCTGCGGGCCGAGGACACAGATGATCTGGCCGTGATTGCCGCATTGGCGCAGGACGCCGTGTTTCCAGCCAGCGAAATGACGTGGGACAGGGCGCAGCGCCGCTTTGCCATTCTGCTGAACCGGTTCCGTTGGGAGGATTTGCCAAAGGCCGAGGCCCGCAAGCGCCCCTACGAGCGGGTGCAGGCGGTGCTTGTGGTCAGTGATGTTTTGAAGGTGCAATCCCAAGGGGTTGAACGTGGTGACAAGGATCTGATCCTGTCGCTGTTGTCGATTGATTTCGAGGCCGGCGAGGATGGCGCGGGTCGCGTGATCCTGACCTTTGCCGGTGACGGCGCCATTGCGCTGGATGTCGAGTGTCTGGATGTCGCCCTAAAAGATGTGACACGCCCCTATATCGCCCCTTCCAGACATGTTCCGAAACACCCGGAGTAG
- a CDS encoding toxic anion resistance protein: MTETTRQKAEKSLALIEEVTAVVLPEPVGEIVPLEKADKPVAAEIRKRMDEIDMDNTNSIISFGSSAQDELREISQAMLVDVRNKDVGPAGDSLRNMVTTIRGFSVSELDVRRKRSWWEKLLGRTAPFANFLARFEKVQSQLDKVTDDLLGHEHKLLKDIKSLDHLYEKTLNFYDELALYIAAGEEKLKELDEKTIPAKAAEVDKAPENKQVMKAQELRDLRAARDDLERRVHDLKLTRQVTMQSLPSIRLVQENDKSLVAKINSTLVNTVPLWETQLAQAVTIQRSAEAAGAVRDANDLTNELLTANAKNLRQANKVVREEMERGVFDIEAVKTANAELIAMIEESLQIADEGKAKRAAAEEELKQMEAELKTVLASAKARGDKVGDTAGGAVPDIK, encoded by the coding sequence ATGACCGAAACAACCCGCCAAAAGGCCGAAAAATCGCTGGCCCTGATAGAAGAAGTCACCGCCGTTGTCCTGCCCGAACCCGTGGGCGAAATCGTTCCGCTGGAAAAGGCCGATAAACCCGTGGCTGCCGAAATCCGCAAGCGGATGGACGAAATCGACATGGACAACACCAATTCGATCATTTCTTTCGGCTCCAGCGCGCAGGACGAATTGCGTGAAATCTCGCAGGCAATGCTGGTGGATGTGCGCAACAAGGATGTTGGCCCCGCTGGTGATAGTCTGCGCAATATGGTCACCACCATTCGCGGCTTTTCGGTATCGGAACTGGACGTGCGGCGCAAACGGTCGTGGTGGGAAAAACTACTGGGGCGCACCGCACCTTTCGCCAATTTTCTGGCCCGCTTTGAAAAGGTCCAGAGCCAGCTGGACAAGGTGACAGACGATCTGTTGGGGCACGAGCACAAGCTGTTGAAAGACATCAAATCACTGGATCATCTGTATGAAAAGACGCTGAACTTTTACGATGAACTGGCGCTTTATATCGCAGCCGGCGAAGAAAAGCTGAAAGAGCTGGATGAAAAAACCATCCCCGCCAAAGCCGCCGAAGTGGACAAGGCACCTGAAAACAAACAGGTGATGAAAGCGCAGGAATTGCGCGATCTGCGCGCCGCACGGGATGATCTGGAACGCCGTGTGCATGACCTGAAACTGACCCGTCAGGTGACGATGCAGTCGCTGCCGTCAATCCGGCTGGTGCAGGAAAACGACAAATCACTGGTCGCCAAGATCAACTCGACTTTGGTCAACACCGTGCCCCTGTGGGAAACCCAGTTGGCACAGGCCGTCACCATTCAACGCTCGGCCGAAGCCGCGGGTGCGGTGCGTGATGCCAATGATCTGACCAACGAATTGCTGACCGCCAACGCCAAGAACCTGCGTCAGGCCAACAAGGTGGTGCGCGAGGAAATGGAGCGCGGCGTATTCGACATCGAGGCCGTGAAAACCGCCAACGCCGAACTGATCGCCATGATCGAGGAAAGCCTGCAAATCGCGGACGAAGGCAAGGCCAAACGCGCCGCTGCGGAAGAGGAACTGAAGCAGATGGAGGCCGAACTGAAAACGGTCCTTGCATCCGCCAAGGCCCGCGGCGACAAGGTAGGCGACACAGCTGGTGGCGCTGTGCCGGATATCAAATAA
- a CDS encoding 5-bromo-4-chloroindolyl phosphate hydrolysis family protein, protein MAKRFKGEFSPDGSIERGKSPVQISASRRAMWRANVLFFVPLPLAFRAFFKDPEGLALNLLAFGVLVLAAWLTRDGVRAQVAYEERRVARRPAIPRKIFGSVLTGIGLFIAGYASGGVFSALIFGLLGVVLHGLAFGPDPMTDKGMEGIDGFQTERVARVVDKAEKRLAEMSDAILRAGDRKIEDRVAQFQTTVRDMLRTVEEDPRDLTAARKYLSVYLQGARDATVKFADLYSRTRDPKAREDYAALLEDLETNFAAKTEKLMLDDRSDLDVEIEVLRERLQREGIRPTGPVGPKV, encoded by the coding sequence ATGGCCAAACGTTTCAAGGGTGAATTCAGTCCGGATGGCAGCATAGAACGCGGAAAATCGCCGGTGCAGATCTCGGCCAGCCGCCGTGCGATGTGGCGGGCGAATGTGTTGTTTTTTGTACCGCTGCCTTTGGCGTTTCGTGCTTTTTTCAAAGACCCCGAGGGGCTGGCGCTGAACCTGCTGGCCTTTGGCGTGTTGGTATTGGCCGCGTGGTTAACCCGCGACGGTGTTCGCGCGCAAGTGGCCTATGAGGAACGCCGCGTGGCCCGACGCCCCGCCATCCCGCGCAAGATTTTTGGCAGTGTGCTGACCGGTATTGGCCTGTTCATCGCCGGATATGCCAGCGGTGGCGTTTTCAGTGCGCTGATCTTTGGCCTGTTGGGCGTGGTGTTGCATGGTCTGGCCTTTGGTCCCGACCCGATGACGGACAAAGGGATGGAGGGCATCGACGGTTTCCAGACCGAACGGGTGGCCCGTGTGGTGGACAAGGCGGAAAAGCGTCTGGCGGAAATGTCGGATGCCATCCTGCGCGCCGGTGATCGCAAGATCGAGGACCGCGTGGCACAGTTCCAGACCACGGTGCGCGACATGCTGCGCACGGTCGAGGAAGACCCGCGTGACCTGACCGCCGCGCGCAAATATCTAAGCGTCTATTTGCAGGGCGCGCGCGATGCGACGGTGAAATTCGCCGATCTCTATTCCCGCACCCGCGATCCCAAGGCGCGCGAGGATTACGCCGCGCTGCTGGAGGATCTGGAAACCAATTTTGCCGCCAAAACCGAAAAACTGATGCTGGATGACCGCAGCGATCTGGACGTTGAAATCGAAGTATTGCGCGAGCGGCTGCAGCGCGAGGGCATCCGCCCAACCGGACCGGTAGGCCCGAAGGTATAA
- a CDS encoding UPF0262 family protein, with protein sequence MTNRISHIEIDDSGLPAPTPEIEQERKVAVFDLLEENSFALPARGDKVPPEGPYRLTLAIRERRLVMDVTTEDAQKAGEFHLSLGPFRQVVKDYFMICESYFDAVKKLPPSQIETIDMARRGIHDEGGRVLQERLDGKAIVDIDTARRLFTLICVLHFGGQ encoded by the coding sequence ATGACCAACCGCATCAGCCATATCGAGATCGACGATTCCGGCCTGCCTGCGCCCACGCCCGAAATCGAGCAGGAACGCAAGGTGGCGGTGTTCGATCTGCTTGAGGAAAACAGCTTTGCCCTGCCGGCCCGCGGCGACAAGGTGCCGCCAGAGGGGCCTTACCGGCTGACCCTGGCCATTCGCGAGCGGCGGCTGGTGATGGATGTCACCACCGAGGATGCGCAGAAAGCAGGGGAATTCCACCTGTCGCTGGGACCGTTCCGGCAGGTGGTGAAGGATTACTTCATGATCTGCGAAAGCTATTTCGACGCGGTGAAAAAGCTGCCCCCCAGCCAGATCGAGACCATCGACATGGCCCGGCGCGGTATCCATGACGAAGGTGGGCGGGTGTTGCAGGAACGGCTGGACGGCAAGGCGATTGTCGATATCGACACCGCGCGCCGCCTGTTTACCCTGATCTGTGTCCTGCATTTCGGCGGGCAGTGA
- a CDS encoding SPFH domain-containing protein, whose product MGIFDFLTGEFIDVIHWVDDTRDTMVWRFEREDHEIKYGAKLTVREGQAAVFVHEGQLADVFTPGLYMLETNNMPILTTLQHWDHGFQSPFKSEIYFVNTTRFSNLKWGTKNPIICRDPEFGPVRIRAYGTYTIKVSDPARFLTEIVGTDGEFTMDEISYQIRNIIVQEFSRVIAGSGIPVLDMAANTADLGKLVAAQISGTLEQYGLSMPELYIENISLPPAVEEALDKRTSMGLAGDLGKFTQYSAAEAMTTAARNPNGGGGMGAGLGMGMGMAMAGQMAAQSGPWGAAPQPAAMAPPPPPPPPVEKVWHLADGAETKGPYSRADLGRMLLDGSLSRETYVWAAGQDGWKKAEDIDELAQLFTILPPPPPGA is encoded by the coding sequence ATGGGTATATTCGATTTTTTGACCGGCGAATTTATTGACGTCATCCATTGGGTGGACGACACCCGCGATACCATGGTCTGGCGGTTTGAACGCGAGGACCACGAGATCAAATATGGTGCCAAACTGACCGTGCGCGAAGGGCAAGCGGCGGTGTTTGTGCACGAAGGGCAACTGGCCGATGTATTCACCCCCGGCCTGTATATGCTGGAAACCAACAACATGCCGATCCTGACAACGCTTCAGCATTGGGACCACGGGTTCCAGTCGCCGTTCAAATCGGAAATCTATTTCGTCAACACCACCCGTTTTTCCAATCTGAAATGGGGCACCAAGAACCCGATCATCTGTCGCGATCCCGAATTCGGCCCCGTGCGCATCCGTGCCTATGGCACCTATACGATCAAGGTGTCCGATCCGGCCCGTTTCCTGACCGAAATCGTTGGCACGGACGGCGAATTCACCATGGATGAAATCAGCTACCAGATCCGCAACATCATCGTGCAGGAATTTTCCCGCGTGATCGCGGGCAGCGGCATTCCGGTGCTGGACATGGCCGCCAACACAGCCGATCTGGGGAAACTGGTAGCGGCACAAATCAGCGGCACACTTGAGCAATACGGCCTGTCGATGCCGGAACTCTACATCGAAAACATCTCGCTTCCGCCCGCGGTGGAAGAAGCACTGGACAAGCGCACCTCGATGGGGCTGGCCGGCGATCTGGGCAAATTCACCCAGTATTCCGCCGCCGAAGCCATGACAACCGCCGCCCGCAACCCGAACGGTGGCGGAGGTATGGGCGCGGGCCTTGGCATGGGAATGGGCATGGCGATGGCGGGCCAGATGGCCGCGCAATCCGGCCCTTGGGGTGCTGCGCCGCAACCGGCAGCGATGGCCCCTCCGCCGCCCCCGCCTCCGCCTGTCGAAAAGGTCTGGCATCTGGCCGATGGCGCCGAAACCAAAGGCCCCTATTCCCGCGCCGATCTGGGCCGGATGCTGCTGGATGGTTCGCTGTCGCGTGAAACCTATGTCTGGGCCGCAGGCCAGGACGGCTGGAAAAAAGCCGAGGATATTGACGAGTTGGCACAACTGTTCACCATCCTGCCACCCCCGCCACCGGGGGCATAA
- a CDS encoding primosomal protein N' (replication factor Y) - superfamily II helicase, giving the protein MPTAPDPYQVPNVTGEHRFPCDECGADLRFAPEKGLLVCDFCGNEQPIEDGGSRHHPIRELDFRTALDARLPEAEIEETRVVQCPNCGARFEFDPAIHAAECPFCATPVVADTGSQRQIKPKAVLPFALDERTSHKALGDWLGSLWFAPNGVKQYARKGRKLQGVYVPYWTYDAQTKTRYSGQRGTVYYETRTVMRDGKRVQQRVQKIRWRSVSGRVARFFDDVLVLASRSLPKRYTDALGPWDLSELEPYRPEYLAGFRAEGYTVQLDEGYAEARAYMDRVIVRDVKFDIGGDRQRISSLDTDISNVTFKHILLPVWMAAYKYRGKTFRFVINGRTGRVQGERPYSAWKITFAVIGVAIVAGVIGYLIATNR; this is encoded by the coding sequence ATGCCGACTGCGCCCGATCCCTATCAGGTGCCCAATGTCACGGGGGAACATCGTTTCCCCTGTGACGAATGTGGTGCCGATCTGCGTTTTGCCCCTGAAAAGGGTCTTCTGGTCTGTGATTTCTGCGGCAACGAGCAGCCAATCGAGGACGGCGGCAGCCGCCACCATCCGATCCGCGAGCTGGATTTTCGCACCGCCCTTGACGCCCGCCTGCCCGAAGCCGAGATCGAGGAAACCCGCGTGGTGCAATGCCCCAACTGCGGGGCGCGGTTCGAATTCGACCCCGCAATCCACGCGGCGGAATGTCCGTTTTGCGCCACCCCCGTGGTGGCCGACACCGGCAGCCAGAGGCAAATCAAGCCCAAGGCCGTTTTGCCCTTTGCGCTGGATGAGCGCACATCGCACAAGGCGCTGGGGGATTGGCTGGGCAGCCTGTGGTTTGCCCCGAACGGGGTGAAACAATACGCCCGCAAGGGGCGCAAACTGCAAGGCGTTTATGTGCCCTACTGGACCTATGATGCCCAGACAAAAACCCGCTATTCCGGCCAACGCGGCACGGTCTATTATGAAACCCGCACCGTGATGCGCGATGGCAAACGGGTGCAGCAACGGGTGCAGAAAATCCGCTGGCGGTCTGTTTCCGGCCGCGTGGCACGTTTCTTTGACGATGTGCTGGTGCTGGCCTCGCGCAGCCTGCCAAAACGCTATACCGATGCACTGGGGCCGTGGGACCTGTCGGAACTGGAGCCTTACCGCCCCGAATATCTGGCCGGTTTCAGGGCCGAAGGCTATACCGTGCAACTGGACGAAGGCTATGCCGAGGCCCGCGCCTATATGGATCGGGTGATTGTGCGGGATGTGAAATTCGACATTGGCGGGGATCGCCAGCGGATCAGCAGCCTTGATACCGACATCAGCAATGTGACCTTCAAACACATCCTGCTGCCGGTCTGGATGGCGGCCTATAAATACCGTGGCAAAACATTTCGTTTCGTGATCAACGGGCGCACCGGACGGGTGCAGGGCGAACGGCCCTATTCGGCGTGGAAGATCACCTTTGCGGTGATCGGTGTTGCGATTGTTGCAGGCGTCATTGGCTATCTGATCGCCACAAACCGGTAA
- a CDS encoding DUF2927 domain-containing protein: MAGLRKTAVALMTVGLVGLAGCVTPLPDKTPPPPTIRPAPPPPEVKPRSQASLEMAAFYRQRQSYFLVNDLLRVDGGGPDTPFFQRNLVDNFIRIAMFGEYVTKGDKLIARPTATRLNKWQGPIRMQVQFGETVPPAQRNKDRASIRKYTKRLSRLTGLPITLTSRSPNFHVFIVDEEQRRALGPTLKQIAPGITTVMLNLATQMDREQFCMVAAFSASENSPVYSKAVAVIRAEHPDLLRLSCIHEELAQGLGLANDSPAARPSIFNDDEEFALLTHHDELLLQMLYDDRLRPGMTVDEVRPIAEQIAAELMGGSS; this comes from the coding sequence ATGGCAGGGTTACGCAAAACAGCGGTGGCATTGATGACGGTCGGCCTTGTCGGGCTGGCCGGATGTGTAACGCCACTGCCGGACAAAACCCCACCCCCGCCAACAATCCGCCCTGCCCCGCCCCCGCCCGAGGTCAAACCACGCTCGCAAGCCAGTCTGGAAATGGCGGCGTTCTACAGGCAGAGGCAATCCTATTTTCTGGTGAATGATTTGCTGCGGGTGGATGGCGGCGGGCCGGACACGCCGTTTTTCCAGCGCAATTTGGTGGATAATTTTATCCGTATTGCGATGTTTGGCGAATATGTCACCAAGGGCGACAAACTGATTGCCAGACCCACCGCAACCCGCCTGAACAAATGGCAGGGACCGATCCGCATGCAGGTGCAATTCGGCGAAACCGTCCCGCCGGCGCAACGCAACAAGGATCGCGCCAGCATCCGCAAATACACCAAACGCCTGTCGCGGCTGACCGGCCTGCCCATCACCCTGACCAGCCGCTCCCCCAATTTCCATGTGTTCATCGTGGACGAGGAGCAGCGCCGCGCCCTTGGCCCGACCCTGAAACAGATCGCCCCCGGGATCACCACCGTGATGCTGAATCTGGCCACGCAAATGGACCGCGAACAATTCTGCATGGTCGCCGCTTTTTCCGCTTCGGAAAACAGCCCTGTCTACTCAAAGGCCGTGGCGGTGATCCGTGCCGAACATCCCGATCTGTTGCGCCTGTCCTGCATCCACGAAGAACTGGCACAGGGGCTTGGGCTGGCCAATGACAGCCCCGCCGCGCGCCCCTCGATCTTTAATGATGACGAGGAATTCGCGCTGCTGACGCACCATGACGAATTGTTACTGCAAATGCTCTATGATGACCGCCTGCGCCCGGGTATGACTGTGGACGAGGTGCGGCCCATTGCGGAACAGATTGCGGCTGAATTAATGGGCGGGTCTTCTTGA